One candidate division KSB1 bacterium genomic region harbors:
- a CDS encoding aspartate carbamoyltransferase catalytic subunit, with amino-acid sequence MIISKHLLGLEGVQREEISLILKTAHSFKEVLTRPIPKVPTLRGKTIVNLFFEASTRTRISFELAEKRLSADSINFTTSGSSVAKGETLKDTVRNIEAMKIDMVVIRHQASGAAHFLAQCLDAGVINAGDGQHEHPTQGLLDMMTLQEKFGRLQGLKVAIVGDITHSRVARSNIHGLMTMGAAVALCGPATLLPRDIPAAFGKDLLVFKKVDEAIRWADAVNVLRLQLERQKHGLLPSLREYAMHFGITRRRLEAAKKEVVIMHPGPINRGVELESDLADSEFSVILDQVTNGVAVRMAVLYLKSGGEQEVVNGTGL; translated from the coding sequence ATGATCATCTCAAAACACCTGCTCGGCCTGGAAGGTGTTCAGCGCGAAGAGATTTCACTGATTTTGAAAACGGCACACTCCTTTAAAGAAGTTCTCACCCGACCCATTCCCAAGGTTCCCACCCTGCGTGGCAAAACCATCGTCAATCTCTTTTTTGAAGCCTCCACTCGCACCCGCATTTCGTTCGAGCTGGCGGAGAAACGCCTGTCGGCGGACAGCATCAATTTTACCACCTCCGGCTCCTCGGTGGCAAAGGGCGAAACGCTGAAAGACACCGTGCGCAACATCGAGGCGATGAAGATCGACATGGTGGTGATTCGCCATCAGGCTTCCGGCGCGGCGCATTTCCTGGCGCAATGTCTCGACGCCGGCGTGATCAATGCCGGCGACGGCCAGCACGAGCATCCGACCCAGGGCCTGCTCGACATGATGACCTTGCAGGAAAAATTTGGGCGCTTGCAGGGATTGAAAGTGGCGATTGTCGGCGACATCACACACAGCCGGGTCGCGCGCAGTAATATCCACGGGCTGATGACGATGGGTGCGGCGGTGGCGCTCTGCGGCCCGGCTACCCTTTTGCCGCGCGATATTCCGGCGGCTTTTGGAAAAGACCTGCTCGTCTTCAAAAAAGTCGATGAGGCGATTCGCTGGGCTGACGCGGTGAACGTCCTGCGCTTGCAGCTCGAGCGGCAAAAGCACGGTTTGCTGCCGTCGCTGCGCGAGTATGCGATGCACTTCGGCATCACGCGCCGCCGTCTCGAAGCCGCGAAGAAAGAGGTCGTGATCATGCACCCCGGCCCCATCAATCGCGGCGTCGAGCTGGAGAGCGATCTCGCCGACAGCGAGTTTTCGGTGATTCTCGATCAAGTCACCAATGGCGTCGCCGTGCGCATGGCTGTGCTCTACCTCAAAAGCGGCGGCGAGCAGGAAGTGGTCAACGGAACTGGGCTATAA